From a single Micromonospora carbonacea genomic region:
- a CDS encoding cytochrome P450: MAMPLSREAPDAPGRLPLLGHSLSLLRRDRLGYVTGLRAVGDACWVRFGARRFLVLNAPELVHAVLVEQGRHFDRGRIFDKARPYVGEGLYTAEGAEHHRQRRMVQPAFGSAEVGRYTAVIHDVTREQVAAWPTHGTVNIERAMHDLHSEIIGRTMFRAPQARQVVQAARDELPTLVRGLGVRTLMPDVFARVPVPVNRRYDAACARVRGACDRLVAAHREIHGDLGDFVSMLVRARDARTGVTMSDTEIRDHVMTLLISAIETPATVLAWALYEVARNPELRDGLEREVAEVGGAQGRVIEVDDLPRLRLTDAVVHEALRLHHPLWMLMRRAVRPVTVGGVDIPAGGEVIYSPAAMHRDPAVFPDPLRFDPRRWLDGAATPAMRRAFVPFSLGNRQCLGDRFAWNQMKTTLAAIVGGCRLALPDGFRARTVVSSIVHLERLPMVVQPRKPW; encoded by the coding sequence ATGGCCATGCCGTTGTCCCGCGAGGCCCCCGACGCTCCCGGCCGGCTGCCGCTGCTCGGGCACTCCCTGTCGCTGCTGCGACGTGACCGCCTCGGCTACGTCACGGGCCTGCGGGCGGTCGGTGACGCGTGCTGGGTCCGATTCGGCGCCCGCCGGTTCCTGGTGCTCAACGCGCCGGAGTTGGTGCACGCCGTCCTGGTGGAGCAGGGCAGGCACTTCGACCGGGGCCGCATCTTCGACAAGGCCCGGCCGTACGTCGGCGAGGGGCTGTACACCGCGGAGGGCGCCGAACACCACCGGCAGCGTCGCATGGTGCAGCCGGCCTTCGGCTCCGCCGAGGTCGGGCGGTACACCGCGGTCATCCACGACGTGACCCGGGAGCAGGTCGCCGCCTGGCCGACCCACGGCACCGTCAACATCGAGCGCGCGATGCACGATCTGCACAGCGAGATCATCGGCCGGACGATGTTTCGCGCGCCGCAGGCCCGGCAGGTGGTCCAGGCCGCCCGCGACGAACTGCCCACTCTCGTACGGGGGCTCGGCGTGCGTACCCTCATGCCCGACGTCTTCGCCCGCGTGCCCGTCCCGGTGAACCGCCGCTACGACGCCGCCTGCGCCCGGGTGCGCGGCGCGTGCGACCGGCTCGTGGCGGCCCACCGCGAGATCCACGGGGACCTCGGCGACTTCGTGTCGATGCTCGTCCGCGCCCGGGACGCCCGGACCGGGGTCACGATGTCGGACACCGAGATCCGGGACCACGTCATGACCCTGTTGATCTCCGCGATCGAGACCCCGGCCACCGTGCTCGCCTGGGCGTTGTACGAGGTCGCCCGGAATCCCGAGCTGCGCGACGGGCTGGAGCGGGAGGTCGCCGAGGTCGGCGGCGCGCAGGGGCGCGTCATCGAGGTCGACGACCTGCCCCGGCTGCGCCTCACCGACGCCGTGGTCCACGAGGCCCTCCGCCTCCACCATCCGTTGTGGATGCTGATGCGGCGGGCCGTCCGTCCCGTGACCGTCGGGGGCGTCGACATCCCGGCGGGCGGTGAGGTGATCTACAGTCCGGCGGCCATGCACCGGGACCCCGCCGTGTTCCCCGACCCGTTGCGGTTCGACCCGCGTCGGTGGCTCGACGGGGCGGCGACCCCGGCCATGCGGCGGGCGTTCGTGCCCTTCAGCCTGGGCAACCGGCAGTGCCTCGGCGACAGGTTCGCCTGGAACCAGATGAAGACCACCCTCGCCGCGATCGTGGGCGGATGCCGCCTCGCGTTGCCCGACGGCTTCCGGGCGAGGACGGTGGTGAGCAGCATCGTTCATCTTGAGCGCCTGCCGATGGTCGTGCAGCCGCGGAAGCCGTGGTGA
- a CDS encoding FAD-dependent monooxygenase produces MIDVLIAGAGPNGLMLACELALAGLRPVVLERRDTLGGEPRANGLVGQVVRLLDRRGLYTRLSGGNTPPAPQPAFTFGAFPLDLTVLADNPHYVLGVPQAQLQATLAARAAELGVELRHGHDVVDLRQRPDAVEVHLADGTQLTARFLVGADGGRSTVRRLVGIDFPGVTDDRSTSRTATVAVPASFLDPATGGLRVPGYGVVPPFQHTRTPRGLIAWAPFPGRPALLTTTEWPDAPTDDETPMDLAELRASVARVLGADVPFGPAEGPGLLRRLTGRNTRIAARYRADRVLLLGDAAHVHPAIGGPGLNLGLQDAVNLGWKLAATVLGWAPPGLLDTYETERRPVAERVVMSTQAQSALTGPGDEITGLRQLFAELLRMPEVTGHIAALMSGADTRYPADPADPLAGRYAPDVVVHGAHGPTRLAELTHAARPLLLDSTGAHAETAAGWRDRVDVVAGPLEGTTATALLVRPDCFVAWSAGDTDTLRAALARHFGPPR; encoded by the coding sequence CGCCTGCTCGACCGGCGTGGCCTCTACACCCGGCTCAGCGGCGGGAACACCCCGCCGGCTCCGCAGCCGGCCTTCACCTTCGGCGCGTTCCCGCTGGACCTCACGGTGCTCGCCGACAACCCGCACTACGTGCTCGGCGTGCCGCAGGCCCAGCTCCAGGCCACCCTGGCCGCCCGGGCCGCCGAGCTCGGGGTCGAACTGCGCCACGGCCACGACGTCGTCGACCTCCGCCAACGGCCCGACGCGGTCGAGGTCCACCTCGCCGACGGTACGCAGCTCACCGCCCGGTTCCTCGTCGGCGCCGACGGCGGCCGCAGCACGGTGCGCCGTCTCGTCGGCATCGACTTCCCCGGCGTCACCGACGACCGGTCGACCTCCCGCACCGCGACCGTGGCCGTCCCCGCGTCCTTCCTCGACCCCGCGACCGGCGGCCTGCGTGTCCCCGGGTACGGCGTCGTGCCGCCGTTCCAGCACACCCGCACCCCGCGCGGCCTGATCGCCTGGGCCCCGTTCCCCGGCCGCCCGGCGCTCCTGACCACGACGGAGTGGCCCGACGCGCCGACGGACGACGAGACCCCGATGGACCTGGCGGAGCTGCGCGCCAGCGTCGCCCGGGTGCTCGGCGCGGACGTCCCCTTCGGCCCTGCCGAGGGCCCCGGCCTGCTGCGGCGGCTGACCGGTCGCAACACCCGGATCGCCGCCCGCTACCGCGCCGACCGGGTGCTCCTGCTCGGCGACGCCGCGCACGTGCACCCCGCCATCGGCGGTCCCGGCCTCAACCTGGGCCTCCAGGACGCCGTCAACCTGGGCTGGAAGCTCGCCGCCACGGTCCTCGGCTGGGCACCGCCGGGCCTGCTCGACACGTACGAGACCGAGCGTCGACCCGTCGCCGAGCGGGTCGTCATGTCCACCCAGGCGCAGTCGGCGCTCACCGGCCCCGGCGACGAGATCACCGGCCTGCGGCAACTCTTCGCCGAGCTGCTCCGCATGCCGGAGGTGACCGGGCACATCGCGGCGTTGATGTCCGGCGCGGACACCCGCTACCCCGCCGACCCGGCCGACCCGTTGGCTGGCCGCTACGCCCCCGACGTGGTCGTGCACGGCGCGCACGGGCCGACCCGCCTCGCCGAGCTGACCCACGCCGCCCGGCCGCTGCTGCTGGACTCCACGGGGGCCCACGCGGAGACCGCCGCCGGGTGGCGCGACCGGGTCGACGTGGTCGCCGGCCCGCTGGAGGGCACGACCGCGACCGCGCTGCTCGTGCGCCCCGACTGCTTCGTCGCCTGGTCCGCCGGCGACACCGACACGCTGCGCGCCGCGCTCGCCCGGCACTTCGGCCCGCCACGATGA